One genomic segment of Bradyrhizobium diazoefficiens includes these proteins:
- a CDS encoding integrase catalytic domain-containing protein — MAPEPGNYRELGLPVRQRTIQLPWTLLPALEQHGRLQLGQSDRDRVLAISAATIDRLLVDVKIAASGGRRRRAGFYSAIRREVPIRTFNDWNSPVPGFCEVDMVAHGGTSVAGSFIQTLTMVDVATGWTECLPLLTREGSLVVEAISRAQSLFPWLLRGVDFDNDSAFMNDVVVPWCREQKLEVTRSRAYKKNDQAFVEQKNGAVVRRLMGYGRFDGVETARMMGRLYAAARLYVNFFQPSFKLKEKRREGAKVIKRYHLPSMPYERALAHPKVTAAVKKRLRDQYRSLDPVALLAEIRATQEELGNRVDRRAGQARGLQPAHTSALPATAATFAKTLGKTVTVGEPRATHRRTRRPYKTRVRMPSKLDPHLAAIEAWLAEQPQLTALAIVGRLSEKYPEEFGKRQHSIVQRLLRALRRRAAERLVARGPLGDATTAAPLPGVVDGSGYVGPDPPTAPLVEQAGKAIWRGRSIDIGSSSAMAPSG, encoded by the coding sequence TTGGCCCCCGAGCCGGGCAATTATCGAGAGCTGGGACTTCCCGTCCGTCAGCGCACAATTCAGCTACCTTGGACCTTGCTGCCTGCTCTCGAGCAACATGGCCGATTGCAGCTTGGCCAGTCGGACCGTGATCGTGTTCTGGCCATCAGCGCCGCCACCATCGATCGCCTGCTCGTCGATGTGAAGATCGCAGCGAGCGGCGGCAGGCGGCGCCGTGCCGGATTCTATTCGGCAATCCGGCGCGAGGTCCCGATCCGCACGTTCAATGACTGGAACAGCCCGGTGCCCGGCTTCTGCGAGGTCGATATGGTCGCCCATGGCGGCACGTCGGTGGCTGGCTCGTTCATCCAAACCCTGACGATGGTCGATGTCGCCACCGGCTGGACGGAGTGTCTGCCGCTGCTGACGCGGGAAGGCTCGCTGGTCGTCGAGGCGATCAGCCGCGCACAGAGCCTGTTCCCGTGGCTGTTGCGCGGCGTGGACTTCGACAACGACAGCGCCTTCATGAACGATGTCGTCGTGCCATGGTGTCGCGAACAGAAGCTCGAAGTGACGCGCTCGCGCGCGTACAAGAAGAACGATCAGGCGTTCGTCGAGCAGAAGAATGGTGCCGTCGTCCGCCGCCTTATGGGCTATGGCCGCTTCGATGGCGTCGAGACGGCGCGTATGATGGGCCGCCTCTATGCGGCGGCACGCCTCTACGTCAACTTCTTCCAGCCGTCGTTCAAGCTGAAGGAGAAGCGTCGCGAAGGGGCTAAAGTGATCAAGCGCTATCATCTCCCATCGATGCCCTATGAGCGTGCATTGGCGCATCCCAAGGTGACCGCGGCCGTGAAGAAGCGGCTCCGCGATCAGTATCGCTCGCTCGATCCCGTCGCGCTGTTGGCGGAGATTCGCGCAACCCAAGAGGAACTAGGTAATCGCGTCGATCGTCGTGCCGGACAGGCGCGCGGCCTGCAACCCGCTCACACTAGCGCCCTGCCAGCGACCGCGGCGACGTTCGCGAAGACGCTCGGCAAGACGGTGACGGTCGGCGAGCCGCGTGCCACGCACCGGCGAACTCGTCGGCCCTATAAGACCAGAGTTCGCATGCCGTCCAAGCTCGACCCGCATCTTGCTGCGATCGAAGCCTGGCTCGCAGAGCAGCCGCAGCTGACGGCGCTCGCAATTGTCGGCCGGCTGAGCGAGAAATACCCTGAGGAGTTCGGAAAGAGACAGCATTCGATTGTGCAACGTCTGCTGAGGGCGCTCAGGCGGAGGGCTGCCGAACGGTTAGTCGCCCGAGGCCCGCTCGGCGATGCCACGACCGCTGCCCCATTGCCCGGGGTTGTGGACGGCTCGGGCTATGTAGGGCCCGACCCGCCCACAGCCCCTCTCGTCGAGCAAGCCGGGAAAGCCATCTGGCGCGGCCGATCAATCGACATCGGATCGTCATCGGCAATGGCGCCATCAGGGTAA
- a CDS encoding RES family NAD+ phosphorylase — protein MAKKKSGIRRPAARTKATRAGPTPPSPSPLSVVPAPPAGLANLVNMTTWPKGQVIHRIHPKAHGSSQFNPGPHGNARFSPIKASSGANIPTLYGGTAFDCAAMETVFHDVPFLAGLKTFDKQKLAGHVYSQVTPKRDLKLVDLSVTALKRLGLPRSQLVDTEKNEYPNTRKWAEAIHAACSHAEGLCWVSRQDDRALAIVIFGDRVAAADLSPVGAPLDLLTIDALYADLVILADRIGVKLVDGK, from the coding sequence ATGGCTAAGAAGAAGTCCGGTATACGCCGCCCGGCTGCCCGGACGAAGGCCACCAGGGCTGGGCCAACCCCGCCTTCCCCATCCCCACTCTCGGTCGTGCCGGCTCCGCCCGCCGGTCTTGCCAATCTGGTGAACATGACGACCTGGCCGAAAGGCCAGGTCATTCATCGGATCCACCCAAAAGCCCATGGCAGCAGCCAATTCAATCCAGGCCCACATGGCAATGCCCGGTTCAGTCCGATCAAAGCTTCAAGCGGCGCAAACATCCCTACTCTTTATGGCGGCACGGCCTTCGATTGCGCCGCTATGGAAACCGTCTTTCATGACGTGCCTTTTCTCGCTGGACTAAAGACCTTCGATAAGCAAAAGCTGGCCGGCCACGTTTATTCACAGGTGACGCCGAAAAGAGACCTCAAACTCGTCGACCTCAGCGTGACGGCCCTCAAGAGACTTGGGCTTCCACGCAGTCAGCTCGTCGATACCGAAAAGAACGAGTATCCGAACACCCGCAAATGGGCCGAAGCAATTCACGCTGCTTGCTCCCATGCCGAGGGACTTTGCTGGGTGTCTCGCCAGGATGATCGTGCTCTGGCGATCGTGATCTTCGGCGATCGCGTCGCCGCGGCGGATCTATCGCCCGTGGGCGCTCCGCTGGATCTGCTGACCATCGACGCCTTGTACGCAGACCTCGTCATTCTCGCGGACAGGATCGGCGTCAAGCTTGTCGACGGCAAGTAG